Proteins encoded by one window of bacterium:
- a CDS encoding biotin/lipoyl-containing protein — translation MTEIALLVRRARLTAQVTVHGAEITVRLGGREVRVRLERLDGTVWRAIIDDGPARLVRTIDEAGTRWIHVDGETLAVRIDAVRPRPPAATRPEWLEAPMPGAVTQVAVGEGDLVAAGQPIVIVEAMKMEHVIRAPHAGRVLALRVRAGDQIEAGAVVAELTPEEPGR, via the coding sequence ATGACTGAGATCGCGCTGCTCGTGCGCCGCGCGCGTCTGACCGCGCAGGTCACCGTGCACGGAGCCGAGATCACGGTACGGCTCGGCGGCCGCGAGGTGCGCGTGCGCCTCGAGCGGCTGGACGGCACCGTCTGGCGCGCGATCATCGACGACGGCCCGGCCCGCCTCGTTCGCACCATCGACGAGGCGGGGACCCGCTGGATCCACGTCGACGGGGAGACGCTCGCGGTCCGAATCGACGCGGTCCGGCCCCGGCCCCCCGCGGCAACGCGGCCGGAATGGCTCGAGGCGCCGATGCCGGGCGCCGTGACTCAGGTGGCCGTCGGGGAGGGCGACCTCGTCGCCGCAGGGCAGCCGATCGTCATCGTCGAGGCGATGAAGATGGAACACGTGATTCGCGCGCCCCACGCCGGCCGGGTCCTGGCGCTCCGCGTGCGCGCCGGCGACCAGATCGAGGCCGGCGCCGTCGTCGCGGAGCTCACGCCGGAGGAACCGGGCCGGTGA
- a CDS encoding biotin carboxylase N-terminal domain-containing protein produces the protein MAARADPPDRGLRRILVANRGEIAVRIIRACRELGLEVVAVASDADLDAPHARLADRTLHLGPADPAESYLHVGRLLDAARQSGADAVHPGYGFLAESSAFAEAVAGAGLRFIGPPAAVIARLGDKTAARTLAEAAGVPTVAGGGGDGSADALAAAAQTLGYPVVVKAAAGGGGRGMRVVERPADLRPALELAEREARAAFGDGRLFLERRLPDVRHVEVQILADAHGHALALGERECSVQRRHQKLVEEAPSPYVDGDLRGRLAAAAVAVARAAGYVNAGTVEFLLAPDGRFYFLEVNTRLQVEHPVTELVTGVDLVKAQLRIAAGEPLSGSGDAAGLSLGESPEPRGHAIECRVCAEDPAEGFRPSPGPILVLDEPGGPGVRVDSGLRQGWRVPAAYDSLLAKVIVWDRSRAGAIARMDQALRAYVILGCGTNLAFLRDVIRHEAFRRAETTTDFLDRYFAGWQPEASAGALAVAAALSADAPPGDRAPRDQEGTRERRDRDRLPDPWDAGSGWRLGSGQQSDD, from the coding sequence GTGGCGGCGCGCGCAGACCCGCCCGACCGCGGCCTGCGCCGGATCCTCGTGGCCAACCGCGGGGAAATCGCCGTGCGGATCATCCGCGCCTGCCGCGAGCTCGGCCTCGAGGTGGTGGCCGTCGCGAGCGACGCGGACCTCGATGCCCCCCACGCGCGGCTGGCGGACCGCACCCTGCACCTCGGGCCCGCCGATCCGGCCGAGAGCTACCTGCACGTCGGCCGCCTTCTCGACGCGGCGCGGCAATCGGGCGCGGATGCCGTCCACCCCGGGTACGGATTCCTCGCGGAGTCGTCCGCCTTTGCGGAGGCGGTCGCCGGCGCCGGGCTGCGCTTCATCGGGCCGCCCGCCGCGGTGATCGCCCGGCTGGGCGACAAGACCGCGGCGCGTACGCTCGCCGAGGCGGCGGGCGTCCCCACGGTTGCGGGGGGCGGCGGCGACGGCAGCGCGGACGCTTTGGCCGCGGCGGCTCAAACGCTCGGGTACCCGGTGGTCGTCAAGGCGGCGGCCGGCGGCGGCGGCCGCGGCATGCGCGTGGTCGAACGTCCGGCGGACCTCCGCCCGGCGCTCGAACTCGCGGAGCGGGAGGCACGCGCGGCCTTCGGGGACGGGCGGCTGTTCCTCGAGCGTCGGCTCCCCGACGTCCGCCACGTCGAGGTCCAGATCCTGGCGGACGCGCACGGACACGCGCTCGCGCTCGGCGAACGCGAGTGCAGCGTGCAGCGGCGTCACCAGAAACTGGTGGAAGAGGCGCCGTCGCCGTACGTCGACGGGGACCTCCGCGGCCGGCTGGCGGCCGCCGCCGTCGCCGTGGCCCGGGCGGCGGGCTACGTCAACGCCGGCACCGTGGAGTTCCTGCTCGCGCCCGACGGGCGGTTCTATTTTCTCGAGGTCAACACGCGGCTGCAGGTCGAGCATCCGGTCACCGAACTTGTCACCGGCGTGGACCTCGTCAAAGCGCAGCTACGAATCGCCGCCGGAGAGCCCCTGTCCGGAAGCGGCGACGCGGCCGGCCTCTCGCTCGGCGAATCGCCCGAGCCGCGGGGGCATGCGATCGAATGCCGCGTTTGCGCGGAGGACCCGGCGGAGGGATTCCGGCCGTCACCCGGGCCGATTCTCGTCCTGGACGAGCCGGGCGGCCCCGGCGTCCGCGTCGACTCCGGGCTACGGCAAGGCTGGCGCGTCCCGGCGGCGTACGACTCTCTGCTCGCCAAGGTGATCGTGTGGGACCGGTCGCGCGCCGGCGCGATCGCACGCATGGACCAGGCCCTGCGCGCGTACGTGATCCTCGGCTGCGGCACGAACCTGGCGTTTCTTCGCGACGTGATCCGGCACGAGGCCTTCCGGCGGGCCGAAACGACCACCGACTTTCTCGACCGGTACTTCGCGGGCTGGCAACCCGAGGCATCCGCGGGGGCGCTCGCCGTAGCCGCCGCGCTGTCGGCGGACGCGCCGCCGGGTGATCGGGCTCCCCGGGACCAGGAGGGGACCCGGGAGCGGCGAGACCGCGACCGGCTCCCCGATCCGTGGGACGCGGGGTCGGGGTGGCGCCTCGGATCAGGCCAGCAGTCCGATGACTGA
- a CDS encoding diguanylate cyclase — translation MNLLTRHPLRTLVLMGLIVQVLVTTAGAAVIFRAILVTRQTSERVARTSEVRNAADRMLESFVDAQAGERAFLLTGNERFLAGYTDALTAVPQTAVRLADLLGGDTVQVGRVRRLVSLYTQWCDQAARSEIAARRAAPAGYAEAARGAAAEAARLRQTAAAYAASGGEDSLRVVRAQAASLRDHLTGMLRTTPPASPAATDWARAQRLLDVMAVARPASAPAPLLTAATVVEAIVRRHALAAGAAESRVMTLITRRSGQVFADNFRPVYVAFGVTEDARLAAQVAQGRTATRTAEGAALALPVTVVLLVLLGFSHAGAATDAIDRIIEASRGIADGDLSRRVAVRRGDEIGQLATAFNEMAEQMATRARQSALVQQMSEMLEASPSVDEALSVASRYVQDLFPGTVGGVYLIADSRDAAELAASWGAAFALPPAFAPDDCWALLRGLPYAVDVQRDGVLCRHLPTQRPAANLCLPLTSQDGTLGILQLSFPAAPAGDVAAPSSAALDSALALARSISDRVGLAIANLRLRESLRAQSIRDPLTGVFNRRYLEETLEREIRRAQRGENPLGLIIFDLDRFKQFNDTYGHEAGDTFLRELGAMLRDRFRRDDVVCRYGGEEFVVVLPDATLESTLQRARSLGEAVRDLAVSYQGQPLGATTASLGVAAFPQHGASGEALLRAADAALYRAKQNGRARAEAATTPI, via the coding sequence GTGAACCTGCTGACCCGGCATCCGCTGCGCACCTTGGTGCTCATGGGCCTCATCGTGCAGGTCCTGGTCACGACGGCCGGCGCCGCGGTGATCTTCCGCGCGATCCTCGTGACCCGTCAGACGAGTGAACGCGTCGCCCGGACGAGCGAGGTCCGGAACGCCGCGGACCGGATGCTCGAAAGCTTCGTCGACGCCCAGGCCGGCGAGCGCGCCTTCCTCCTCACCGGCAACGAGCGGTTCCTGGCCGGGTACACCGACGCCCTGACGGCAGTGCCGCAGACCGCCGTGCGCCTCGCCGACCTCTTGGGGGGCGATACCGTGCAGGTGGGTCGCGTGCGCCGGCTCGTGTCGCTCTACACGCAGTGGTGCGATCAGGCCGCCCGGTCCGAGATCGCCGCGCGCCGCGCCGCACCGGCGGGCTACGCCGAAGCCGCCCGAGGTGCGGCCGCGGAAGCCGCCCGTTTGCGTCAGACGGCCGCCGCGTACGCCGCCTCGGGCGGCGAAGACAGCCTGCGCGTGGTTCGGGCGCAGGCGGCGTCGCTTCGGGACCACCTCACCGGCATGCTCCGCACGACGCCCCCGGCATCACCCGCGGCCACAGACTGGGCGCGGGCGCAGCGGCTGCTCGACGTCATGGCCGTCGCACGCCCCGCGTCGGCGCCGGCGCCGCTGCTGACGGCGGCGACGGTGGTCGAGGCGATCGTCCGGCGGCACGCGCTCGCCGCGGGCGCGGCGGAGTCGAGGGTCATGACGCTCATCACCCGGCGGAGCGGGCAGGTGTTTGCCGACAATTTCCGCCCGGTGTACGTGGCGTTCGGCGTCACCGAGGACGCCCGGCTCGCCGCGCAGGTGGCGCAGGGCCGCACGGCGACCCGGACGGCCGAAGGCGCCGCGCTGGCGCTTCCGGTGACGGTGGTCCTGCTGGTGCTCCTCGGGTTCTCGCATGCCGGCGCGGCCACGGACGCGATCGACCGCATCATCGAGGCCTCGCGGGGGATCGCCGACGGAGACCTCAGCCGCCGGGTGGCCGTGCGCCGCGGCGACGAGATCGGTCAGCTGGCGACCGCGTTCAACGAGATGGCGGAGCAGATGGCCACCCGTGCCCGCCAATCGGCCCTCGTGCAGCAGATGAGCGAGATGCTCGAGGCGAGCCCCTCGGTCGACGAGGCCTTGAGCGTCGCCAGCCGTTATGTCCAGGACCTGTTCCCCGGCACGGTCGGCGGCGTCTACCTGATCGCTGACTCGCGGGATGCGGCGGAGCTCGCGGCGTCGTGGGGCGCGGCGTTTGCGCTGCCGCCGGCCTTCGCGCCGGACGACTGCTGGGCCCTGCTGCGGGGTCTGCCGTACGCCGTTGACGTGCAGCGGGACGGGGTCTTGTGCCGCCACCTGCCGACCCAGCGCCCGGCCGCCAACCTCTGCCTACCCCTCACCTCGCAGGACGGCACCCTCGGCATTCTCCAGCTGAGCTTCCCGGCCGCACCCGCCGGGGACGTCGCGGCGCCTTCGTCGGCCGCGCTCGACTCCGCCCTCGCGCTCGCCCGCTCGATCAGCGACCGGGTGGGCCTCGCGATCGCGAACCTCAGGCTGCGCGAGTCGCTGCGGGCGCAGTCCATTCGCGATCCGCTCACCGGCGTCTTCAACCGCCGCTATCTCGAGGAGACGCTGGAACGCGAAATCCGGCGGGCGCAGCGGGGCGAGAATCCGCTCGGCCTCATCATCTTCGATCTCGACCGGTTCAAGCAATTCAACGATACCTACGGCCACGAAGCGGGCGACACGTTCCTGCGCGAACTCGGCGCGATGCTCCGCGACCGGTTCCGCCGCGACGATGTCGTCTGCCGCTACGGCGGCGAGGAGTTCGTCGTCGTCCTCCCGGATGCGACGCTCGAGTCTACGCTGCAGCGCGCCCGG
- a CDS encoding carboxyl transferase domain-containing protein, with product MGVLDSHVDTGSSEFQSNREHHEGLARLLGERLAQIKAGGGDRAHRRLRERGKLSARERIDLLLDPGSPLLEIAPLAAWAMYGGDAPAAGLVAGIGRVRGLECMIIANDATVKGGTYYPMTVKKHLRAQRIARDNRLPCIYLVDSGGAFLPLQAEVFPDREHFGRIFYHQAVLSADGIPQIAAVMGSCTAGGAYVPAMADEAVIVRGTGTVFLGGPPLVRAATGEEVSAEELGGADVHCRRSGVTDHMADDDAHAMEIVRDIAGTLNRVKQPALDLAPPEEPRYDPREIYGVLPRDLRRQFDARDVIARLVDGSRFQEFKALYGTTLVTGFARIQGIPVGIVANNGVLFVESAEKGAHFIELCGQRRIPLLFLQNITGFIVGRQYEAAGIARAGAKMVHAVATSGVPRVTVIIGGSYGAGNYAMCGRAYDPRFLWMWPNARISVMGGEQAATVLLTVKRDQLRREGRTMSPADGEALVQPILAKYETEGDPYYSTARLWDDGIIDPAETRTVLALALSATLNAPIDGMRPGVFRM from the coding sequence ATGGGCGTCCTCGATTCGCACGTCGATACCGGCTCCTCCGAATTTCAGAGCAATCGCGAGCACCATGAAGGTCTGGCGCGGCTGCTCGGGGAGCGCCTTGCTCAGATCAAGGCGGGGGGCGGCGACCGCGCCCATCGCCGGCTGCGGGAGCGGGGCAAGTTGAGCGCGCGCGAGCGCATCGACCTGCTGCTGGATCCCGGCTCGCCGCTGCTCGAGATCGCGCCGCTGGCCGCCTGGGCAATGTACGGCGGCGACGCGCCGGCCGCGGGGCTCGTCGCCGGCATCGGGCGTGTGCGCGGGCTCGAGTGCATGATCATCGCGAACGACGCGACCGTGAAGGGCGGTACGTACTACCCGATGACCGTAAAGAAGCATCTCCGGGCGCAGCGGATCGCCCGCGACAACCGGCTCCCCTGCATCTACCTCGTCGACTCCGGCGGCGCGTTCCTGCCCCTGCAGGCCGAGGTCTTTCCGGATCGCGAGCACTTCGGTCGTATCTTCTACCATCAGGCGGTGCTCTCCGCGGACGGCATCCCGCAGATCGCCGCGGTCATGGGCTCGTGCACGGCCGGCGGCGCCTATGTGCCGGCGATGGCCGACGAAGCGGTGATTGTCCGCGGCACCGGCACCGTGTTCCTCGGCGGGCCGCCGCTCGTGCGGGCGGCGACGGGGGAGGAGGTCTCGGCCGAAGAGCTCGGCGGCGCCGACGTGCACTGCCGCCGGAGCGGCGTCACGGATCACATGGCGGACGACGACGCGCACGCGATGGAGATCGTCCGCGACATCGCCGGCACGCTCAACCGCGTCAAGCAACCGGCCCTCGATCTCGCCCCGCCCGAAGAGCCGCGCTACGATCCCCGCGAGATCTACGGCGTGCTGCCGCGGGACCTCCGCCGGCAGTTCGACGCCCGGGACGTGATCGCCCGGCTCGTCGATGGCAGCCGGTTTCAGGAGTTCAAGGCGTTGTACGGCACCACGCTCGTCACCGGCTTCGCCCGCATTCAGGGCATTCCGGTCGGCATCGTGGCCAACAACGGCGTGCTCTTCGTCGAAAGCGCCGAGAAGGGCGCGCACTTCATCGAGCTCTGCGGACAGCGGCGGATCCCGCTTCTCTTCCTGCAAAACATCACCGGGTTCATCGTCGGCCGCCAATACGAGGCCGCCGGGATCGCCCGCGCGGGGGCCAAGATGGTGCACGCCGTCGCGACCAGCGGGGTGCCGCGCGTGACCGTCATCATCGGCGGCTCGTACGGCGCCGGGAACTACGCGATGTGCGGCCGGGCCTACGACCCGCGATTCTTGTGGATGTGGCCCAACGCCCGCATCTCGGTGATGGGCGGGGAACAGGCGGCCACGGTGCTGCTGACCGTCAAGCGCGACCAGTTGCGGCGCGAAGGCCGCACGATGTCTCCCGCCGACGGAGAGGCGCTCGTCCAGCCGATCCTGGCGAAGTATGAGACGGAAGGCGATCCCTACTACAGCACGGCGCGCCTGTGGGACGACGGCATCATCGATCCGGCGGAGACACGCACCGTGCTCGCCCTCGCCCTGTCGGCGACGCTCAACGCGCCGATCGACGGGATGCGCCCGGGCGTCTTCCGGATGTAG
- a CDS encoding hydroxymethylglutaryl-CoA lyase, whose protein sequence is MNPRRVRVVEVGPRDGLQNETAVLSLDRKVEFVTRLAACGLPAIEAGAFVREDRVPQMAGTDALFRRLVPQGGQVPPEGGPILSALVPNRRGMVRALACGTAEVAVFTAASDAFARRNIGMNVAESLVQFREVLAMAADHGRRVRAYVSTAWWCPYTGRVAPETVRRVAVALARIGCYEIALSDTIGAATPDEVGALIETVARDVPVERLAVHLHDTRGTALANVLTALAAGVTTVDAAAGGLGGCPYAPGASGNLATEDLLYMLHGMGVETGVDLDAVAVTSHWLAAIIGHTLPSRYLSAGRLRPAEAGRGADAKA, encoded by the coding sequence GTGAATCCGCGCCGCGTGCGCGTCGTCGAGGTCGGACCGCGCGACGGCCTGCAGAACGAGACGGCGGTGCTGTCGCTCGACCGGAAGGTCGAGTTCGTCACCCGGCTCGCCGCGTGCGGGCTGCCGGCGATCGAGGCGGGCGCGTTCGTGCGAGAGGACCGCGTCCCCCAGATGGCGGGGACCGACGCGCTGTTCCGACGCCTCGTCCCGCAGGGGGGACAGGTCCCACCGGAGGGAGGGCCGATCCTCTCCGCGCTCGTCCCCAACCGCCGGGGCATGGTGCGCGCCCTTGCCTGCGGGACCGCCGAGGTGGCGGTATTCACCGCCGCCTCCGATGCGTTTGCCCGCCGCAACATCGGGATGAACGTCGCCGAATCGCTGGTCCAGTTTCGCGAGGTGCTCGCGATGGCGGCGGACCATGGCCGGCGCGTTCGGGCGTACGTCTCGACGGCCTGGTGGTGTCCGTACACCGGCCGGGTGGCCCCCGAGACCGTCCGCCGTGTCGCGGTTGCGCTCGCCCGGATAGGGTGCTACGAAATCGCCCTCAGCGATACGATCGGTGCGGCGACGCCCGATGAGGTGGGGGCGCTCATCGAGACCGTGGCCCGCGACGTGCCGGTGGAGCGCCTCGCGGTCCACCTGCACGATACCCGCGGCACCGCGCTCGCGAATGTGCTGACGGCGCTGGCGGCCGGGGTGACAACCGTCGATGCGGCCGCCGGCGGCCTGGGCGGCTGTCCCTACGCGCCGGGCGCCTCCGGCAACCTCGCCACTGAGGACCTCCTCTACATGCTGCACGGAATGGGGGTGGAGACCGGCGTCGACCTGGACGCGGTCGCCGTCACGTCGCACTGGCTCGCCGCGATCATCGGCCACACGCTGCCGTCACGGTACCTCAGCGCCGGGCGCCTCCGGCCCGCGGAGGCCGGGCGGGGCGCCGATGCGAAAGCCTGA